A portion of the Streptomyces sp. NBC_00376 genome contains these proteins:
- a CDS encoding DUF2469 domain-containing protein, with protein sequence MSAEDLEKYETEMELKLYREYRDVVGLFKYVIETERRFYLTNDYEMQVHSVQGEVFFEVSMADAWVWDMYRPARFVKQVRVLTFKDVNIEELNKSDLELPGG encoded by the coding sequence ATGAGCGCCGAGGACCTCGAAAAGTACGAGACCGAGATGGAGCTGAAGCTCTACCGGGAGTACCGAGATGTCGTCGGTCTGTTCAAATATGTGATCGAGACCGAACGGCGCTTCTACCTCACCAACGACTACGAGATGCAGGTGCACTCGGTCCAGGGCGAGGTGTTTTTCGAAGTATCGATGGCGGATGCCTGGGTCTGGGACATGTACCGGCCCGCGCGGTTCGTCAAGCAGGTACGGGTGCTGACGTTCAAGGACGTCAACATCGAGGAGCTCAACAAGAGCGACCTCGAACTTCCGGGCGGCTGA
- the lepB gene encoding signal peptidase I: MDTEAKPSERDRSSAPAKVSEEGSRSSRIPDLPAAISWRRTIALGAVCAVFVLLLSNYVVQPFLIPSGSMEPTLRVGDRVLVNKLAYSSGSAPQRGDVVVFDGTGSFVQEPPEQNPVTGLMHSVAASLGLAEPAATDYVKRVVGVGGDRVVCCDKEGRIEVNGRPVVEDYLHPGDAPSQVRFDIVVPDGTLWMMGDHRSNSRDSRDHLGEPGGGMVPVDMVIGRVDWIGWPPSRLGSLTDSAAFATIGSQGGGHG, from the coding sequence ATGGACACGGAAGCAAAGCCCTCGGAGCGCGACCGCTCCTCCGCACCCGCAAAGGTGTCGGAGGAGGGGTCGCGCTCCTCGCGTATCCCGGACCTGCCCGCCGCGATCTCCTGGCGGCGGACCATCGCGCTCGGAGCAGTCTGCGCGGTCTTCGTACTGCTCCTGAGCAACTACGTGGTCCAGCCCTTCCTGATCCCCAGCGGCTCGATGGAGCCCACGCTGCGGGTGGGGGACCGGGTGCTGGTGAACAAGCTGGCCTACAGCTCCGGATCCGCGCCGCAGCGGGGCGACGTGGTGGTCTTCGACGGCACCGGATCCTTTGTGCAGGAGCCCCCGGAACAGAACCCCGTCACCGGTCTGATGCACTCGGTGGCCGCGTCCCTGGGCCTGGCCGAGCCGGCCGCGACCGACTACGTGAAGCGGGTGGTCGGCGTGGGCGGCGACCGGGTGGTCTGCTGCGACAAGGAGGGGCGGATCGAGGTGAACGGCCGGCCGGTCGTCGAGGACTATCTGCATCCCGGGGACGCGCCCTCCCAGGTCCGCTTCGACATCGTCGTGCCCGACGGCACGCTGTGGATGATGGGCGACCACCGCAGCAACTCCCGCGACTCGCGTGACCACCTGGGAGAGCCGGGCGGTGGCATGGTCCCGGTCGACATGGTGATCGGCAGGGTGGACTGGATCGGCTGGCCGCCGAGCCGGCTGGGCTCGCTGACGGACAGCGCCGCGTTCGCCACCATAGGGTCGCAGGGCGGGGGCCATGGGTAA
- the lepB gene encoding signal peptidase I encodes MAVGARSGHEEPEDRPDRSGHAGSAGSAGNASHAGSDGDTPDGGGKAMKKPRSFWKELPLLIVIALVLALLIKTFLVQAFSIPSDSMQNTLQRGDRVLVDKLTPWFGSEPERGEVVVFHDPGGWLDDTQEVHPNVVQKFLSFIGLMPSAEEKDLIKRVIAIGGDTVECRENGPVVVNGKPLDEQSFIFPGNTACNDEPFGPIKVPEGRIWVMGDHRQDSRDSRYHQELPGNGTVSNDEVVGRAFVVAWPISRWATLPIPKTFDQPGLNAAMAVAPGAIGIAGAVPIVLWRRRVRLS; translated from the coding sequence TTGGCCGTCGGCGCACGATCCGGACACGAGGAACCCGAGGACCGGCCGGACCGTTCGGGCCATGCCGGGTCCGCCGGGTCCGCCGGGAACGCGAGCCACGCCGGGAGTGACGGCGACACTCCGGACGGCGGCGGCAAGGCCATGAAGAAGCCGCGCTCCTTCTGGAAGGAGCTGCCCCTGCTGATCGTCATCGCCCTGGTTCTCGCGCTGCTGATCAAGACGTTCCTGGTGCAGGCGTTCTCGATCCCGTCGGACTCGATGCAGAACACGCTCCAGCGGGGCGACCGGGTGCTGGTGGACAAGCTGACCCCCTGGTTCGGCTCGGAGCCCGAGCGCGGCGAGGTCGTGGTCTTCCACGATCCGGGCGGCTGGCTGGACGACACCCAGGAGGTCCATCCGAATGTGGTCCAGAAGTTCCTCAGCTTCATCGGGTTGATGCCGTCCGCCGAGGAGAAGGACCTGATCAAGCGCGTCATCGCCATCGGCGGCGACACGGTTGAGTGCAGGGAGAACGGCCCCGTCGTGGTCAACGGCAAGCCCCTGGACGAGCAGTCGTTCATCTTCCCGGGCAACACCGCCTGCAATGACGAGCCGTTCGGCCCGATCAAGGTGCCCGAGGGCCGGATCTGGGTGATGGGCGACCACCGCCAGGACTCCCGCGACTCCCGCTACCACCAGGAACTGCCGGGCAATGGCACGGTCTCCAACGACGAGGTCGTCGGCCGGGCCTTTGTCGTGGCGTGGCCGATCAGCCGCTGGGCGACGCTGCCGATCCCGAAGACCTTCGACCAGCCGGGCCTGAACGCCGCGATGGCCGTGGCGCCCGGTGCGATCGGTATCGCCGGGGCCGTGCCGATCGTGCTCTGGCGCAGGCGGGTCCGCCTGTCCTGA
- a CDS encoding YifB family Mg chelatase-like AAA ATPase codes for MGFARACSVALVGVEGVVVEVQADLEAGVAAFTLVGLPDKSLVESRDRVRAAVVNSGAEWPQKKLTVGLSPASVPKGGSGFDLAVACAVLGAAERIDPASIADVVMIGELGLDGRVRPVRGVLPAVLAAAEAGYRQVVVPEQTAGEAALVPGISVLGVRSLRQLIAVLCDEPVPDEWQAHDEGRPDTMLAGLMVPGAGIGTGLARGAGQGDGNAPDLADVAGQELPRKALEVAAAGGHHLLLSGPPGAGKTMLAERLPAILPELTRKESLEVTAVHSVAGILPPGEPLVSRPPYCAPHHSATMQSLIGGGNGLPRPGAVSLAHRGILFLDEAPEFSVRALDALRQPLESGHVVVARSAGVVRLPARFLMMLAANPCPCGRYGLSGAGCECPSSTVRRYQARLSGPLLDRVDLRVFVDPVRREDLMGQSGRGESTASVAARVRRARARAAERLAGTGWSTNSEVPGHELRTRLVVAPGALLAAERDMERGMLTARGLDRVLRVAWTVADLRGADRPDASDIAVALELRTRIPRGALMNAGTPS; via the coding sequence ATGGGGTTCGCGCGGGCGTGCTCGGTGGCGCTAGTCGGCGTCGAGGGCGTGGTGGTGGAGGTCCAGGCGGACCTGGAGGCGGGGGTGGCCGCATTCACCCTGGTGGGGCTGCCGGACAAGAGCCTGGTGGAGAGCCGGGACCGGGTCAGGGCCGCGGTGGTGAACTCGGGGGCCGAGTGGCCGCAGAAGAAACTCACGGTGGGCCTGTCACCGGCCTCGGTGCCGAAGGGCGGATCCGGGTTCGATCTCGCCGTCGCCTGTGCGGTGCTGGGCGCGGCGGAGCGGATCGATCCCGCGTCCATCGCCGATGTGGTGATGATCGGCGAGCTGGGGCTCGACGGCCGGGTGCGGCCGGTGCGCGGTGTGCTGCCGGCCGTGCTCGCCGCGGCGGAGGCGGGGTACCGGCAGGTCGTCGTGCCCGAACAGACCGCGGGGGAGGCGGCGCTGGTCCCGGGGATCTCCGTCCTCGGGGTACGGAGCCTGCGGCAGCTGATCGCCGTGCTCTGCGACGAACCGGTGCCCGACGAGTGGCAGGCGCACGACGAGGGGCGCCCCGACACCATGCTGGCCGGGCTGATGGTGCCAGGCGCGGGCATCGGCACGGGGCTCGCCCGCGGGGCCGGGCAGGGCGACGGGAACGCGCCGGATCTCGCGGACGTGGCCGGGCAGGAGTTGCCCCGTAAGGCTCTGGAGGTCGCCGCGGCGGGCGGTCACCACCTCCTGCTCTCGGGACCGCCGGGCGCCGGCAAGACCATGCTGGCCGAGCGGCTGCCGGCCATCCTGCCGGAGCTGACCCGGAAGGAATCCCTGGAGGTGACCGCGGTGCACTCGGTGGCGGGCATCCTGCCGCCGGGAGAACCGCTGGTCAGCCGGCCGCCCTACTGCGCACCCCACCACTCGGCGACGATGCAGTCGCTGATTGGCGGGGGCAACGGACTGCCGAGGCCCGGTGCGGTCTCGCTGGCTCACCGGGGAATTCTCTTCCTGGACGAGGCGCCCGAGTTCTCCGTACGGGCGCTGGACGCGCTGCGACAGCCGCTGGAATCGGGACACGTGGTGGTGGCGCGCAGCGCCGGAGTGGTGCGGCTGCCCGCCAGATTTCTGATGATGCTGGCCGCCAACCCCTGTCCGTGCGGTCGGTACGGTCTCAGCGGCGCCGGCTGCGAGTGCCCGTCCTCCACGGTCAGGCGCTATCAGGCGAGACTGTCCGGGCCGCTGCTCGACCGGGTGGACCTGCGGGTGTTCGTCGACCCGGTCAGGCGCGAGGACCTGATGGGGCAGAGCGGCAGGGGCGAGTCGACGGCCTCCGTGGCGGCCCGGGTCCGGCGGGCCAGGGCGCGGGCAGCGGAGCGGCTGGCCGGCACCGGGTGGTCCACCAACAGCGAGGTGCCCGGCCATGAGCTGCGGACCAGGCTGGTCGTGGCACCGGGTGCGCTTCTCGCGGCCGAGCGGGACATGGAACGGGGCATGCTCACCGCGCGGGGCCTGGACCGGGTGCTCAGAGTGGCGTGGACGGTCGCCGATCTGCGCGGTGCCGACCGCCCGGACGCCTCCGACATCGCGGTGGCGCTGGAACTGCGGACCAGGATTCCACGGGGCGCCCTGATGAACGCCGGGACGCCGTCATGA
- a CDS encoding NUDIX hydrolase, translated as MRTEKRKVARVVLLDPDDRILLMHGFEPEDPASTWWFTPGGGVEGDETREEAALRELTEETGITDVELGPLLWQRMCSFPFDGRRWDQDEWYFLARTRQTATDTSGQTGLERRSVAGLRWWTSAELSAARETVYPTRLAELLRTLLDEGPPRTPLLLDPEIA; from the coding sequence GTGCGCACTGAGAAGCGGAAGGTCGCCCGCGTGGTGCTCCTGGACCCCGATGACCGGATCCTGCTGATGCACGGCTTCGAACCTGAGGACCCGGCGAGCACCTGGTGGTTCACCCCCGGCGGCGGTGTGGAGGGCGACGAGACCCGGGAGGAGGCCGCGCTGCGCGAGCTTACCGAGGAGACCGGGATCACCGACGTCGAGCTGGGCCCGCTGCTCTGGCAGCGGATGTGCTCGTTCCCGTTCGACGGACGCCGCTGGGATCAGGACGAGTGGTATTTCCTGGCACGTACGAGGCAGACCGCCACCGACACCAGTGGGCAGACCGGGCTGGAGCGGCGCAGCGTCGCGGGGCTGAGGTGGTGGACCTCCGCCGAACTGTCGGCGGCGCGTGAGACGGTGTACCCGACCAGGCTCGCCGAGTTGCTGCGCACGCTGCTCGACGAGGGTCCTCCGCGTACGCCACTGCTTCTCGACCCCGAAATCGCCTAA
- the lepB gene encoding signal peptidase I, with protein sequence MSGQGRTGDDHGRLGSMLSGLAVAVGCVLFLGGFAWGAVVYKPYTVPTQSMTPTVNSGDRVLAQRIDGSEVRRGDVVVFTDPAWGDMPMVKRVVGIGGDKIACCDKGGRLSVNGKPIEEPYLRTKGLASAENFTAEVPKGKLFLLGDERTASLDSRVHLDDAGQGSVPRDAVQARVDAIAWPMNGMVERPEAFASLPGGVSSPGPLRLQLAAVLVGVVLILGGAAYGPIAARSARSRRDQGEKVPAGAH encoded by the coding sequence ATGAGTGGACAAGGACGTACGGGTGACGACCACGGCCGGCTCGGCAGCATGCTGTCGGGGCTGGCCGTGGCCGTCGGCTGTGTGCTCTTCCTCGGCGGGTTCGCCTGGGGGGCGGTGGTGTACAAGCCGTACACGGTGCCGACCCAGTCGATGACTCCGACGGTGAACTCCGGCGACCGGGTGCTCGCGCAGCGCATCGACGGCAGCGAGGTGCGCCGTGGGGACGTGGTGGTCTTCACCGATCCCGCGTGGGGCGACATGCCGATGGTGAAGCGGGTCGTCGGGATCGGCGGCGACAAGATCGCCTGCTGCGACAAGGGCGGCCGGCTCTCGGTCAACGGCAAGCCCATTGAAGAACCGTATCTGCGCACCAAGGGCCTCGCCTCCGCCGAGAACTTCACGGCGGAGGTGCCCAAGGGGAAGCTCTTCCTGCTGGGCGACGAGCGCACCGCGTCCCTGGACTCCCGGGTCCACCTGGACGACGCGGGGCAGGGATCCGTCCCGCGGGACGCGGTACAGGCCCGGGTGGACGCCATCGCCTGGCCGATGAACGGCATGGTCGAGCGTCCGGAGGCCTTCGCCTCGCTCCCCGGCGGGGTGTCGTCGCCCGGACCGCTGCGGTTGCAGCTCGCGGCCGTGCTCGTGGGCGTGGTGCTCATCCTGGGCGGTGCGGCATACGGGCCGATCGCGGCACGGTCCGCGCGCTCGCGACGAGACCAGGGCGAAAAGGTGCCCGCCGGTGCGCACTGA
- the rpsP gene encoding 30S ribosomal protein S16, with protein MAVKIKLKRLGKIRSPHYRIVVADSRTRRDGRAIEEIGLYHPVQNPSRIEVNSERAQYWLSVGAQPTEPVLAILKLTGDWQAHKGLPAPAPLLQPEPKADKRALFEALTKDGGDESKGEAITQKAKKSDKKADEAADAAASAESTEA; from the coding sequence GTGGCAGTCAAGATCAAGCTGAAGCGTCTGGGCAAGATCCGTTCGCCTCACTACCGCATCGTCGTCGCCGACTCCCGTACCCGCCGTGACGGCCGGGCCATCGAGGAGATCGGTCTGTACCACCCGGTGCAGAACCCCTCGCGCATCGAGGTCAACTCGGAGCGTGCGCAGTACTGGCTGTCCGTCGGCGCCCAGCCGACCGAGCCGGTTCTCGCGATCCTGAAGCTCACCGGTGACTGGCAGGCCCACAAGGGTCTCCCGGCCCCCGCGCCGCTGCTGCAGCCGGAGCCCAAGGCTGACAAGCGCGCCCTGTTCGAGGCTCTGACCAAGGACGGCGGCGACGAGTCCAAGGGCGAGGCCATCACGCAGAAGGCGAAGAAGTCCGACAAGAAGGCGGACGAGGCTGCTGACGCGGCTGCGTCCGCCGAGTCGACCGAGGCCTGA
- the trmD gene encoding tRNA (guanosine(37)-N1)-methyltransferase TrmD: protein MRLDVVTIFPEYLEPLNVSLVGKARARGRLDVHVHDLRDWTYDRHNTVDDTPYGGGPGMVMKTEPWGEALDDALAGGYEAGAHSPVLVVPTPSGRPFTQELAVELSGRPWLIFTPARYEGIDRRVMDEYATRMPVVEVSIGDYVLAGGEAAVLVITEAVARLLPGVLGNAESHRDDSFAPGAMANLLEGPVYTKPPEWRGRGIPEVLLSGHHGRIARWRRDEAFRRTALNRPDLIERCEAAGFDKKDREMLSILGWAPEPGGRFWRRPEAVEE from the coding sequence ATGCGCCTCGACGTCGTCACTATCTTCCCGGAGTACCTGGAACCGCTGAACGTCTCGCTCGTCGGCAAGGCCCGAGCCCGAGGCCGCCTCGACGTCCACGTGCACGATCTGCGCGACTGGACGTACGACCGGCACAACACGGTCGACGACACCCCGTACGGCGGCGGCCCCGGCATGGTCATGAAGACCGAGCCGTGGGGCGAGGCGCTGGACGACGCCCTGGCGGGCGGGTACGAGGCCGGGGCGCACTCCCCGGTGCTCGTGGTACCCACGCCCAGCGGGCGCCCGTTCACCCAGGAGCTCGCCGTCGAACTCTCCGGGCGGCCCTGGCTGATCTTCACGCCGGCCCGCTACGAGGGCATCGACCGGCGGGTGATGGACGAGTACGCCACCCGGATGCCGGTCGTCGAGGTGTCCATCGGGGACTACGTGCTGGCCGGCGGCGAAGCCGCGGTACTGGTGATCACCGAGGCTGTCGCCCGGCTGCTGCCCGGAGTGCTGGGCAACGCCGAATCGCACCGGGACGACTCCTTCGCCCCCGGCGCGATGGCCAATCTGCTGGAGGGGCCCGTCTACACCAAGCCGCCCGAGTGGCGCGGCCGGGGCATCCCGGAGGTGCTGCTCAGCGGTCACCACGGGCGGATCGCCCGCTGGCGCCGGGACGAGGCGTTCCGTCGTACCGCCCTCAACCGGCCCGATCTGATCGAACGCTGCGAAGCCGCGGGGTTCGACAAGAAGGACCGCGAGATGCTCTCCATCCTCGGCTGGGCACCCGAGCCCGGTGGCCGATTTTGGCGCAGGCCCGAGGCCGTGGAAGAATAG
- the rplS gene encoding 50S ribosomal protein L19 translates to MASLLDGVNAASLRTDIPSFRPGDTVNVHVRVIEGNRSRIQQFKGVVIRRQGAGVSETFTVRKVSFSVGVERTFPVHSPIFEKIELVTRGDVRRAKLYYLRELRGKAAKIKEKRDN, encoded by the coding sequence ATGGCTTCCCTGCTCGATGGCGTCAACGCCGCATCGCTGCGTACCGACATCCCGTCGTTCCGCCCCGGTGACACCGTCAACGTCCACGTCCGAGTGATCGAGGGCAACCGCTCCCGTATCCAGCAGTTCAAGGGCGTAGTCATCCGTCGCCAGGGCGCGGGCGTCAGCGAGACCTTCACGGTCCGCAAGGTCTCCTTCAGCGTCGGCGTCGAGCGCACCTTCCCGGTGCACAGCCCGATCTTCGAGAAGATCGAGCTCGTCACCCGCGGTGACGTCCGTCGCGCCAAGCTGTACTACCTCCGTGAGCTCCGCGGCAAGGCCGCGAAGATCAAGGAGAAGCGCGACAACTGA
- the lepB gene encoding signal peptidase I — protein sequence MAAGARPGHGDPAKGPDRSAEPAVDPAVGQMADQGGAPDPDAPADEQAPDGGGKKAARKQRPFWKELPLLIVVALVLALLIKTFLVQAFSIPSDSMQNTLQRGDRVLVDKLTPWFGSEPERGEVVVFHDPDNWLAGEPTPESNAVQDFLSFIGLMPSSKEKDLIKRTIAVGGDTVECAKGGPVKVNGKALDEPYIFPGNTACDDKPFGPVKVPEGKIWVMGDHRQNSLDSRYHMDEATKGFVPVKDVVGRAVVVAWPINRWATLPVPDTFDQPGINTAAALAPGALGIAGALPLVLWRRRRLTSGRTAG from the coding sequence GTGGCTGCCGGTGCACGACCTGGACACGGAGACCCCGCGAAGGGGCCCGACCGGTCCGCCGAGCCTGCCGTCGATCCGGCGGTAGGTCAGATGGCTGATCAGGGAGGCGCACCGGATCCGGACGCGCCCGCGGATGAGCAGGCCCCGGACGGGGGTGGCAAGAAGGCGGCGAGGAAGCAGCGTCCCTTCTGGAAGGAGCTGCCGCTGCTGATCGTCGTCGCCCTGGTTCTCGCGCTGCTGATCAAGACGTTCCTGGTGCAGGCGTTCTCGATCCCGTCGGACTCGATGCAGAACACGCTCCAGCGGGGCGACCGGGTGCTGGTGGACAAGCTGACCCCCTGGTTCGGCTCGGAGCCCGAGCGCGGCGAGGTGGTCGTCTTCCACGACCCGGACAACTGGCTCGCCGGGGAGCCGACCCCCGAGTCGAACGCGGTGCAGGACTTCCTGAGTTTCATCGGTCTGATGCCGTCGTCCAAGGAGAAGGACCTGATCAAGCGGACGATAGCGGTCGGTGGTGACACCGTGGAGTGCGCGAAGGGCGGCCCGGTCAAGGTCAACGGGAAGGCGCTCGACGAGCCGTACATCTTCCCCGGCAACACGGCGTGCGACGACAAGCCCTTCGGCCCGGTCAAGGTGCCCGAGGGCAAGATCTGGGTGATGGGCGACCACCGGCAGAACTCCCTGGATTCGCGCTATCACATGGACGAGGCGACCAAGGGCTTCGTGCCCGTCAAGGACGTCGTGGGACGGGCCGTGGTGGTGGCGTGGCCGATCAACCGCTGGGCGACGCTGCCGGTCCCGGACACCTTCGATCAGCCGGGGATCAACACGGCGGCCGCATTGGCCCCGGGAGCACTCGGCATCGCGGGCGCGCTGCCTCTCGTGCTTTGGCGCCGCAGGAGGCTGACCAGCGGGCGTACCGCCGGGTAG
- a CDS encoding RNA-binding protein, whose protein sequence is MLEEALEHLVKGIVDNPDDVQVASRNLRRGRVLEVRVHPDDLGKVIGRNGRTARALRTVVGAIGGRGIRVDLVDVDQVR, encoded by the coding sequence ATGCTCGAGGAGGCTCTCGAGCACCTCGTGAAGGGCATCGTCGACAACCCTGACGATGTGCAGGTCGCCTCGCGCAACCTGCGCCGTGGTCGCGTGCTGGAGGTCCGGGTCCACCCCGACGACCTCGGCAAGGTGATCGGCCGCAATGGCCGCACCGCCCGCGCGCTGCGTACCGTCGTGGGCGCCATCGGCGGCCGTGGCATCCGTGTCGACCTCGTCGATGTGGATCAGGTTCGCTGA
- the dprA gene encoding DNA-processing protein DprA: protein MTRRPGDGPGDGPDLSEEVRGPGAAHGAGEEPGAGPGLTVSGQERLARAALTRIIEPGDEHGGRWLRECGAVELVRRITSGDGTAEQLSGMTPKRLAGYRLRAEGADPGRDLSVITALGGRFVCPGDREWPSQLDDLADARPTGLWVRGPRDLRLWALRSVAVVGARACTPYGSHMAAGLGAGLAELGWMVVSGAAFGVDGAAHRGALAVGGATTAVLACGVDVPYPRGHAELIGRIAQQGLVIGELPPSDHPTRSRFILRNRVIAALTRGTVVVEAEYRSGSLVTARCAQRLGRFTMGVPGPATSGLSAGVHELLRGEAVLVTDAAEVAELVGDIGELAPARSGPVHPRDLLDATSARVLDALPRRGALSGRDVARTAGTSADEALGRLYELHSLGFVERDGEVWRLTPRPTCNGDARRGGT, encoded by the coding sequence ATGACGCGGCGGCCGGGGGACGGGCCGGGGGACGGGCCGGACCTGTCGGAGGAGGTACGGGGACCGGGTGCGGCACATGGCGCGGGGGAGGAGCCCGGGGCCGGGCCGGGGCTGACGGTGAGCGGTCAGGAGCGGCTGGCGCGGGCCGCCCTGACCCGCATCATCGAGCCCGGGGACGAGCACGGTGGCCGCTGGCTGCGCGAGTGCGGTGCCGTCGAACTGGTACGGCGGATCACCAGCGGGGACGGCACCGCGGAGCAGCTGAGCGGGATGACCCCGAAGCGGCTAGCCGGATACCGGTTGCGGGCCGAGGGCGCCGACCCCGGGCGGGACCTCTCGGTGATCACCGCGCTCGGCGGGCGGTTCGTCTGCCCCGGAGACCGGGAATGGCCAAGCCAGCTCGACGACCTCGCGGACGCCAGGCCGACCGGCCTGTGGGTGCGCGGGCCCCGCGATCTGCGGCTCTGGGCGCTGCGCTCGGTCGCCGTGGTCGGCGCCCGAGCCTGCACCCCCTACGGATCGCACATGGCGGCCGGGCTCGGCGCGGGACTCGCGGAGCTGGGGTGGATGGTCGTGTCGGGAGCCGCGTTCGGGGTCGACGGGGCGGCGCACCGCGGCGCGCTCGCCGTCGGCGGGGCGACGACGGCGGTACTGGCTTGCGGGGTGGACGTCCCCTACCCCCGGGGACACGCCGAGCTGATCGGACGGATCGCGCAACAGGGGCTCGTCATCGGCGAATTACCACCGTCCGATCATCCCACCCGCAGCAGATTCATTCTCCGGAACCGGGTCATCGCCGCGTTGACGCGCGGGACGGTCGTCGTCGAGGCCGAATACCGCAGTGGTTCGCTCGTCACCGCGCGCTGCGCACAGCGGCTCGGCCGCTTCACGATGGGCGTGCCAGGACCCGCCACCAGCGGGCTGTCGGCAGGGGTCCATGAACTCCTGCGCGGAGAGGCCGTCCTGGTCACCGATGCCGCCGAAGTCGCCGAACTGGTGGGGGACATCGGCGAACTCGCCCCGGCCAGAAGCGGCCCCGTGCACCCCCGGGACCTGTTGGACGCGACCTCCGCCAGAGTCCTCGACGCCCTGCCCCGCCGGGGTGCCCTCAGCGGGCGCGATGTGGCCCGCACCGCCGGAACCAGCGCCGACGAAGCACTCGGCAGGCTGTACGAACTGCACTCACTGGGGTTCGTCGAACGGGATGGCGAGGTATGGCGGTTGACGCCGCGGCCGACTTGCAATGGCGACGCGCGGCGAGGCGGTACTTGA
- the rimM gene encoding ribosome maturation factor RimM (Essential for efficient processing of 16S rRNA), with the protein MQLVVARIGRAHGIKGEVTVEVRTDEPELRLGPGAVLATEPAGAGPLTIETGRVHSGRLLLRFEGVRDRTAAEALRNTLLIADVDPAELPEDPEEFYDHQLMDLDVVLVDGTEIGRITEITHLPSQDLFIVERPDGSEVMIPFVEEIVTEIDLAEQRAVITPPPGLIDADQAVIASARDEEGDGAGGDAASADRASADGKDA; encoded by the coding sequence GTGCAGTTGGTAGTCGCGCGGATCGGCCGGGCCCATGGCATCAAGGGCGAGGTCACCGTCGAGGTCCGTACGGACGAGCCGGAGCTGCGGCTCGGGCCCGGGGCCGTGCTCGCCACCGAACCGGCCGGTGCCGGACCGCTGACGATCGAGACCGGCCGGGTGCACAGCGGACGGCTGCTGCTGCGCTTCGAGGGCGTGCGCGACCGTACGGCTGCCGAGGCGCTGCGCAACACGCTCCTGATCGCCGACGTCGACCCGGCGGAACTCCCCGAGGACCCCGAGGAGTTCTACGACCATCAGCTGATGGACCTCGACGTGGTCCTCGTCGACGGCACCGAGATCGGCCGGATCACCGAGATCACACACCTGCCGTCCCAGGACCTTTTCATCGTCGAGCGGCCGGACGGCAGCGAGGTGATGATCCCGTTCGTCGAGGAGATCGTCACCGAGATCGACCTGGCGGAGCAGCGCGCGGTGATCACCCCGCCGCCCGGACTGATCGACGCCGACCAGGCCGTGATCGCCTCCGCCCGGGACGAAGAAGGCGACGGAGCGGGCGGCGACGCGGCTTCCGCCGACAGGGCTTCCGCCGATGGGAAGGACGCCTGA
- a CDS encoding YraN family protein has translation MNARGALGRYGEDLAARLLAEAGMSVLERNWRCRAGEIDIVAMDGDALVVCEVKTRRAGAFEHPMAAVTPVKAERLRRLAGIWTHRHGGPPPGGVRIDLVGVVLPRRGAPVAEHARGVA, from the coding sequence ATGAACGCACGGGGGGCACTCGGGCGGTACGGCGAGGATCTGGCGGCGCGGCTGCTGGCCGAGGCCGGCATGTCCGTACTGGAACGGAACTGGCGTTGTCGCGCCGGTGAGATCGATATCGTCGCGATGGACGGCGACGCACTCGTGGTCTGCGAGGTGAAGACCCGCAGGGCGGGCGCGTTCGAACATCCGATGGCGGCCGTCACACCGGTCAAGGCGGAGCGGTTGCGGCGGCTGGCCGGTATCTGGACCCACCGGCACGGCGGCCCGCCGCCCGGCGGGGTCCGGATCGACCTTGTCGGCGTGGTGCTGCCCAGGCGCGGGGCACCCGTCGCCGAGCATGCGCGAGGGGTGGCCTGA